AGGTATTTTATTTAGTGGCACGCCAGGAGAGGCACAAACACAGGATGCCATCCTCCCACTTCTGCAATAGCTCATGCTGCCTTGTCATGTTCTTGGAGCTAGTTAAATTGCTTGTTGATATAGAAGATTTAAACTGTGTCACGGGATGAAGTCTTAGCTGAAGCAGGTGTATTTTgaagggggcaaaatgcaaaaccaGCCATGTACCATACATTGGGTTCATATTAAAGGACCCCAGGTAACTTAATTCGTAGTCcctcactatggtgtgcctcataatcagattgtagtattggcacataaaaccccataatttaattttaaatatgAATTCCATGCTAAACCAGAAAAAGCAAGTTTACATGTAGGCAAGTCATTTTTCACGACTTGTTGTGAAGAATTAGAAATGGCACGCCTCATTTGATGGGGAAAATAGTGCTTGATTTATTCCGTGCGAGACACTATCTGTCCATCAGCGGTactatctcgattcatgttctggatggttgtctgtccctttaatgTGCTCCCTTCCACATACACTTTTTACATATTCCCTGCCACATGCATTAAGTCCCGCCAGAGTCGTTAATATCTTTTTGTATCATAGCCATTCTCCCTTCTAGATGTTGGGATTTGCTAAAGACAGCCATAGTGTGGAGGTTTAGTGCCAACTGTGAAGTTTTCTGTTTTATTTGTATCGAGTCAAAGGAAGCAACTTCACTGAGATAGAATGCTGCACATGACTCTCCAGGCATCTTGCTGTCTTGATGAGTATGATTTTCAGTTGGGCCTCTAGAGGGAGGTCTGTGAACTCTTACGGAGGCCTGTGGAAATTCCATGGGCCACAGTTTGAGCAGCGCTGGGCTGTATCATTCATGATTGTCACATCTCATCCGGCATGCAGTAGAGGAGCTGGTGTACTGGCGACAGCCCAAGAAGAGTGGCCTGGTGTTTGGGCTGGTGCTTGCGGTACTGCTGTCCCTGACTTGCTTCTCCCTGATCAGCGTCGTTGCCTACCTTGCCCTGGGCTCCTTGATGGTGGCCATTGCCTTCCGTGTCTACCGCAACGTgctccaggctgtccagaagtCCGCCGAGGGACATCCCTTCAAGTGAGCCCCCCCTCTTTGTGGTGTACTATGGGCTAGATTGATACTCTAATGGGCACATTCTGGCAGAACTAAGATGCAGGGCCAAAACCAGGAGTATAAAGAAGCTTGGAAGTTCACTATTATGTTTCTATATGCACAAAAACAATTAGCTTGGGCATTCTGGCTGTGTCTTGATCATTTTTGTTCAGCAAGGACATATTAGACAAACACCTTGCAGTGGAATAGAACGCCAAGTTTAGTAGTGCAAGACAACTGTCTTTCTAAGTCAAGCGTCTCTACTTTTGATGTAGTGATGTCCATGCCAGTGCATCTTTAGCTGCACTTGGCTTAGAGTTGAGGCTTGTATAGAAACTGGAGTCAGTGAAAGTGAACATAGTTTGCAATTCTTGTGGTGTAGCGTAAAGGGAGGCAATATATAGAAACTCTACTCCCAGTACTATAGAATTATTTGGGTGAGCCCTTGGACTTGCACAGTCATTAGATTAGGTGTATCCCAGTTTCCAAAAGCTTTGTGTCTGTATTGACAGCCGAGCCTGGAGAGAGGTCTGTGACTCTGCATTGTTGCCCAAGTACGGCAGAATGTTGCTAAATGGAAAGCagttcaaagaaagaaaatctaattGAAACGTAATCAGCTTGCCTGTTTCCATGCTGTTTTCCTCATCTTGCACAAAGATGGTCTTCGGTAGGCCTTTCACTTCGAATTGTCATCGTGACATAAGCCTTCCTCCGCCTCAATGATTTTTCAAATCCGAATTACCTGcaatggttgcttagtggctttggtgttgcactggtaagcacgaggtcatgggatcaaatcccggcagcagcggctgcatttcgaagggggttaaatgcaagaacacccatgtacttagatttaggtgcacgttaaagaacccataatttcatttttaaaatcAGAATTGGGCATCATTTGTAGATGCAGTCACCATTTATTCTTGTTTGAGGTGTAGTTAAGCGCTTGAGATAATATTCTTAAAGAGAAACTATTTCTTCGCTAGCTGATGTGAAAATTGAGGTCAGAACTGCAGGTGGTCTCTGTTACTTTGACATACAAGAGCAAATCCTTTAGAACATTTCCACTGTAATGTTTCGAGTATTCATGACCTTTCTCCATCTGGGTAACGTTCATttcccaggtagtccaaattaatctggagccctccgcTACAGTGTCTGTCATGACCTCTGTATTGCTTTGGGACATGATGCTCCATCAATCGATCACTTAGATTTGGATTAACAATATTTTACCCTGCATGGCTTTCGTGATCTCGGAGCACTATGCCAAATCTTTCATCATGCGTAACTTCAAGTCATCCTGTATgctaaaacttaaaaaaaaaaaagaatataaagaGGTCCGATCTCCATTTTATTTAGTTATAATTAACCATTCTCTGCCAACAATGAGGAGTGAAACTTGTCTCACTGTTCACCATTGCGATGCAAAAATAGTGTGTCGTGGATGAAAGGATGAAAGAGAAGGCCATGGGTATGTGTCACATAACTAGACACAACATCAAGACTCGTGCTTTTATGTTGCAAAATATGATGCAATTATTACACGCAAGGCTTCGCAGATCTGAATCTATTTACCATCGAACGAGTGGAGCGATATATTCCTGCGACTAGTCGACGCAGCGCACCGCTTGCTCTTGTGACTAAAATATAGTGCCTCATGGAAGCGCCACAAAGATGCACAAACACGTGATTTGCAAAACCTCACATCGAATAGTTGCAGTTGTGTTGTAATATAGTAGAGCCCTGTTAATGCGTTCTTCAGGAGACCGAGGGGGGGGGGATGTAGCATTGACGAAGGCCTGAAATCGCCACAGCAGTGTCAGAAACAGCTCTAAATGGCTGACAGTACAGTTATCTTATGTCTCTACGCTCGTACTGTAACGGGTTGGCACGTCCATGCATGTATAATTGAGGGACAAGTGCAATGTATCGTGACAATGACTCCTTTCCACTCTTTATATACTTCACCACAATATTTTGCGCATGCATCAGCACATAACATGGCTCTATGGCGGCCAAGCTGACTGAAGAGAACTGCCAAATATGGAACACATATAAGAAAGACCCTTGCCAGCCCCAAAATAAACGTAGCTCTGCCCTTGGCGTATTTGGCCCAGTTTGCGTGCTTCCTGGTAGATTTTAACCCGTGCACACTTTCTCCCACTATGCTTGTGCAGTGCCTGGCTTTTGCAACTTCGGTCGCTTGTTGCTACATGTGAAATCAAATTTCCCTCTGCACCGCTAAAGTTAAAATGTGGAGAGCGCATGCACCCATTTCCTCCTGTGTACTCTCAGTCTACTGCAACCCATGAGTGACTTCGTTTGTTCGGCTATTCCaggcaacgaggcaagcctatttattaCTTATTACAGAGTGGACTTCCTTCTGCCAGTGTCCCTTATTGCATGTAGAAGTAAGTGTTAGAGTTCACACTGCTGGTTGCCTTCTTCGTTCGAACCAGACGTAGCTGCAATTACATGCGCTACGGGTTGTGGGGAGAACCATCGCACGACTGTCTGTGGCTAGTTGCTGAGCTTGCCTTCGGCTCTTGCCGCACATACAGCGTACCCCTTCAAATGCAATAACATTAACAGTATGGCGATGTATCAAATGGGAACATAATACATGGGAGTCAATGGAATTTAGGTCAGGAGTGCGAAAATACGACGTAGCAGCTGCAACACTACACAAACGTGAAACTTCAGCGAGGAACATATCAACTGGATTACACTGCATAGGAAGTAGTTTTGTATAGAGCATTGCATATCAAATACAGCTGCACTGTGAAACGTGCAGACGTACTACTCGCGTAGCTTGCACAGTGTTGCCTGCTAGGTATATGGAACAGAGCATAGACGTAGCTAACCGTTATAAAGAGTGGCGGCAGATAGGAACATTTGCTGCGTGAAAATACTAGCAAAATGAATGGCCTGTTATCTGCGGGAACATGTGAATGTGTGGCTAGGCCTGTGCATTTCACCAGTGTCATTTCCTATAGGCAGCGCTGGTTCGgtgggggtgtgtgtgtgtgagatggTGGCCTTTCTCTGTTGTCCTAGGGAGTACCTGGAAAAGGACCTGTCGCTGCCTAAGGAGCGCGTGCACGAGACGGTTGACGTGGTCGTCAAGCATGTTGACGCAACAGTGGCTCGCCTGCGCAGCCTCTTCCTGGTCGAGGACCTTGTCGACTCACTAAAGGTCAGCCCAACAGCTTTGCTGTCTTGGCAGTGTTTTGGTTGACACTGTGTGAAGTTCTGTGTTGGTTCTTGCACACATTGCATTCTTTTACAGCGagactgtatatggctagccaattcgtcTGTCTGCTGTCTGTATGTCGAAAACTCCTCCCACGCAGCCATATGTGCATTCgcgaaaagaagagagaaacagacgtgcgattggctgcgccagtagtcgCACAGTCGCTCTCCAACGCAGCCGAGCGCGTGTGTCATACATATCCCTGAAGAACAGGAATCTTTCGATCAGCAAAgccacgagcagaaccgggaacgagctcgtctacgcctagccgatgctgcagcccgggcacaagaacaggcttatGCAGCCAAGCGCAAGTAGCAACTGTGTACCGAGGATGctgcagcctaccaagccattgtgattaacccagtgataagcaCCGAGGCAGCGtgtttcagcttcgctagttaaccatctgtacggagtgcttgggtgattatttttcatttgttttccttCATCCTGAGATTGTGTTATGTCTcaattatttttattctttttccctTAGTCATTAGCAGGCACGACACTATGCCTGCATTATTGTCAGTATCAGCCGCTCAGTTCAACAGCTGATAAAATATTACGATATTTGCATGATTTTAATGCATCCCTGATTAAATTGGGCAGGTTGGTTTACATTGAGAAGTTTAGAAAACAAAATTTGATGATAATTCTAACTtggtaatgaaaaaaagaagtctAGGCACCACATATCTCATAGAATACGTTTTATAAACTGCACATAACTACCCCAGTAAAATACAATTTACCAGCCAACTCTACAGGTCTTTCTCAACGTCCAACAAATATTCATCACTGTCAACCATAGCCAGTGTGCTCTGTCTTCGGCACTATCCAGGGCTGCCGCCCTTCTTGAACTAATGCGCAACCACCGCTTCCAAGAGCCCTGAACCCATTTCACAAGGCCTGCTGGTGTCAAAGCACATTCATACCCGAGCACTCCGGTCATTAATAGGTTTATGAAGGCACACGTCTAGCGGCTGCAGTTGCGATTGCATGCCGCCGGCGATGATCGCCAAGTCGGTGTGGCAGGCTGCAAGCTTCTTAAGCACAATGATGTGACATCTATAGGAGTTGAGACCTATAGAAGTCGAGAACgaaaattcatgagccattccactccgtgagAGGACCCGGCAACACAGACCATCGCGACCAGCCGGGCTGCCAGTGTTATGGACCTACGGAACATAAACACTTGAGTGGGGTACGGTCGTGCGGGGGCCCAGGGGCCTGCGTGCCCTGAACACCTTTGTTTGATTAAagtttttaacaacaacaacaaggtcgatgaccagcgaagctgtttagtgcACAACACACAGGCGACACAGAATTTTGATCAAAGGTATGAACCTATCTACTGTCCTGGCCTGCGGTCGTCGTGACAATATAGGTACACACACACTTTCACGTATCATGTCTGTCAcgcaagacaatgaatggctcataccctgtAAACACAGCCTCCCCCATTAAGacaacagaagagaaatgaaatgcTATGCTGGagtgatgagcggcattggagccagctgtggaagaagacgacgaatgtGCAAGCAGTGGCATGAGCGTGTTTGCGTGGTTGGCACTGAGAATTTTTTAATagtcctttttgaaaaagttgtacaaaacatcCGTTTTTACCCCAGGTGTGACTAGGGTAGTTCAAGGGGTTTTACAGGTCCCCAAGCCCACAGGGGTATGGGCCATTGAGCTTgggccctttctgcactatcgccAGGATCGACACACAGATGCCACAAAACCCTGGATCTgagccatacacagcttcactgtaaaagcaCGGCACACACACTCAGGTGCACTCCTGCCTCTTCCTCCACACATTTTCTATCCAGCAGAAAATCTGATCCACATCCATCCACTTGTACGGGTGCACCCACACTAGtactaccgtaaaaaccggactataggtcggaccggaatataggtcgatcccccaaccaacgaattctaaaaatgaaaaaaatctttttcaatggcaaaagtaccgaaagacacccttaccttgaaacaaatgcgactcagcCGGTTGGACAatggtgacagtatttatttaaacgctgctcgcatgtgcacctggccaagtttttaacagtatcgcgcgaccatcgacctgcatgcttgtcagcaccttattaacggtgctgagcggcgaaacaaacgagatacaCGCATGTGTAcacgttcagttcagttcagtttattaccttaaaggtcccccataggggcattacataaggggtgggtttttaTAAGATAGCAAAACATCGTAAGAAATAATTATTCTTAACAAAATGGTCGGTTACAAGTTCTGTGAACGtgcgcttactttcgctatttcgccgctccgtgccgcgataaggtgctgacaaacgcGCGGGTCGACGGTCGCGCGATActattaaaaattggccgggtgtacagtacacagaagggcacgaagtgtgcaagcgctactccgaatcggagcaacgcctttgatcagagtcgtccgaactagagtcggatgacgagtgcttctcgctgcccagtccagaggcACGCGTgatctctaccgctttcaaacAGATGCATTCGCCATCACAGGCAGAGATCTTACACGCAGCTCCCGGACGAACTCCGCAACCTTGCCTTCCAGTTCTGCAGTCCGCCcacaaaatgttttcttttggTGACTGCAAGTTGTAACACGTTGCTTCTGCCTCCGGCACTACCGAATGCTCTTTTTGAATACTCCAAATTCGCGCTGTGCCACCAGGTTGTCGTGGGGTTCCGTGTACACAATCGCATTTTTCTTAAAGGCGACGGTGAATTGCCGTCGGCTTTCGCTCATATTgaaccaaaatgtgaaaaagcaacCTTTAACCAATATAACATTGTGACAACGGAAACGCAAAATGCAGGTGATGTCGCCATATGTcgccgcgctgctgctgatggcgatggtggctgtttacttcatccgcctattgttgcaagacttctgtagtttttccgccaatgtccgGTATATAAGACGAGGGTTGAATTTTCGCAAaggttttttgaaaaaaagttcaaCCTATATTTCGGTTTTTACGGTAGGTCGTCAGGAAATGTGACACCAGCCACAGGCATTTGCTTTGGAAGTTTAACTAGGGCTTCAACTTGTGTCCTTTGAGCAAGCAGCACAGCATAGCTGCTATACTGGGCTTCTCATTTCTAGGAGTCTCGCCGCagtggcatagtggctttggtgttgcactgcttaGCCTGAGGGTGCGGGATCAAAACCCAACTGCGGTGGTCGTAATTCAGTGGGGTTGAAATGCAAAACATGGCtttgtaccgtgcattggatgcatgATAGCAGACCCCTAGGTAGTTACAATTAGGATTAATCCTGAGTTCCTCCACCACAGCATACCTCATAATcattttggcatgtgaaaccccagaattataTTATTTCCAGAAAAAAGTGCATGTACTTCACCTTTGTGCCTTGGGCTTCCCGTTGTAGTTCAGTTTCATGTCCCAGAAAGTGTGTCTGTTTGGCATTTCTGATCATGACCATCAGATAGTAACTGGAATGCTGTAGCGTTTCGACAGACCTCTGAAAGGCAGCTAGCTTTATTCATGAATAATGTGTCCAGCAGTTTCTAGGAAATTCTGGTCCTTAGGAGCAGCAAAAATTCCTTGTGAATCATGAACTCCTTCTAGGTAGCTTTAAAATGAGACTGGGGGTGTGTTCAGGCTGCCGGCAAATTGAAGCGCTGTAGTCTTGACGAATTCCAAGTGGCTGTTGGTTCAGTAGTTGCTCCTTTATAAAATTTTGGAATTGTGATAAGCCTGTGCATGAAGTTTTGGAGGATGTCCCTGCCTGGGGCCAGGAAATGAAGCCTTGCGTAAAAATTTGGCATCTTTTTGCTTTTGCTAATACCGTGCGCATGTGTTGATGCATGTAATGCCACTCGGTTTCCCTCCTCGTCAAGTGGAACGACCTTTTGCTTGAAGGATGCCTCACAGTGAAACCTCTTCGAAGCCATTGCTGACCGAGTCGATGGTGGCACATTTCAAATGATGAGGCAGACTAAGTGGCAAGCAgaagtgggggtggcagcactgTAGACGAGATTTGCTCCCTGAACAGTTGAAATTTGGTGCCCATGGCAATGCCACTAGTTGTCACTAAATAAAAAGTATGCATTAAATTTATGCAAATAGTACATAACACGATTCAGATATAGca
The sequence above is a segment of the Dermacentor variabilis isolate Ectoservices chromosome 7, ASM5094787v1, whole genome shotgun sequence genome. Coding sequences within it:
- the Rtnl1 gene encoding reticulon isoform X3 encodes the protein MEADSSNAGDAKAAAPQQCSCVFKRIFTVPQVEELVYWRQPKKSGLVFGLVLAVLLSLTCFSLISVVAYLALGSLMVAIAFRVYRNVLQAVQKSAEGHPFKEYLEKDLSLPKERVHETVDVVVKHVDATVARLRSLFLVEDLVDSLKLALLFWVLTYVGSWFNGMTLIILAYVSAFTLPKVYETYKTEIDQYLGLARTHVGNVIGAIKSKIPMGGQPAQRPKEE
- the Rtnl1 gene encoding reticulon isoform X4, which produces MGRKRDTTSVAASAEEPKLDETPLEELVYWRQPKKSGLVFGLVLAVLLSLTCFSLISVVAYLALGSLMVAIAFRVYRNVLQAVQKSAEGHPFKEYLEKDLSLPKERVHETVDVVVKHVDATVARLRSLFLVEDLVDSLKLALLFWVLTYVGSWFNGMTLIILAYVSAFTLPKVYETYKTEIDQYLGLARTHVGNVIGAIKSKIPMGGQPAQRPKEE